The window TTATATGAACACCCATCCATTAAAAAATATTCACCAAAAGTATGAGTAGTCCAATTTCCTTTATCTGGATTATCGGTGATTTGGAAACTATCTCCATCCACAGCATTTACAAAATACTTTTTATTATATGCTACACAAGATTTATCATAACTAACTCTAAAGGGAATAAACTTGTAACGTTCTTCATTTTTAAACCTACCTATAACCTGATAAGTAACGTCTAATGGGAGTTTCTCAATCACCTGCCTTAGAAACAGTTTCGATCTTATTAATTCTACTTCACCTGATAAAGTGTTTAAATTCGAATTCTCTTCCTTTAGTGGATTAAAACCAAAAACGCTCGCCTCACTTCTCTTATTAAGCTTTAATTCAGCATAAGATTGGTATTTTACATTTGTATATCGTATGTATAGAAATGCAATTAATAAGGTTGTTGAAATCAATAAAAAGGCCCAAATTAGATTCTTTTTTAAAATTGTTTTTAGCTTAAAAAAATCCACAATTTCAGGACTTGTGTTTTCAGGTTTTTTAGAGAACTTCTCTCCAATGTCTCTTTGATATCGTGTTTCTTGATTAGGCATTCTCTAAGCTTAATTCAGGTTTTGAATCACGATGAATAAAGTAACTAAATTTGTAACCATGCCTACTACTGGCGCAATATCTCGAATCGATTCAGTAAATATCCTTCTTACTGGTTCTACATAAACAATATCGTTGGGCAGTACTTGTAAATTGGCTTTAGTCATACCTTCAATAGTAGCTAAATTAATGACTTGGACTGATGGATTATCTAAAGGCCCTCTAATTAATCTAATATTTCTTCCTTTCGCATCTCTGTTTAAACCACCCGCCAAAGCTAACACCTCTAATACAGTCATTTTTTCATTTTCAAGTGGCACAACTTGACCACCCATAGCACCTAATACCACCACTCTTCTATTAAGAGGTCGAATTCTAACATAGGGTTGGATATAGTATTCAGAGTATTGGTTTTGTAATTCTTCTTGTAACTCTTGTATAGAATATCCTTGAACCTCAATTTCACTTACTAATGGTAATATCACATTTCCATTTGGTAAAACCTCAAATTCTTTATCCGGCATGAAACGTCCTCCTCCTGCCGCTCCTGCACCTGTAACAGAATTTAATTCTAAGTTTGGATCTATAACTCTTTCTCCTTTATTAGTATACACTTCAATATTGAGCCGGTCCCCAGCTTGAATCTTATAAGCTCCTTCTACTTTAGCAATCTCATTTTTAAAGTTTTCAGAGTTAATATCAGCTTCGGTTTGAAGAATAACATTCTGCTTATACACTTTGCATGAACTTAATAGCAGAATAAGTGCAATGATATAGGAAGGATATTTTATGATTTTTTTGATAGTTTTATTCACTAATCGTAAAAATATAACCAATTAGTCAAAAGACAATGTTTTATTGTAAATGCTTATAAATTATTTACATATGAAGGCATTAATTGAGGTGTATATTTGCCATTCTGTTGAATTGCCTTTAAATATCTTTCTATAACCCTATTGTGATCAAACCTTCTTTCTGCAACCTTTCTTCCTTTGTTTCCCATTTTCATCCTTTCTTCTGGCGCCATATAAAACATTTGCTTCATTTTTAAGGCTAAGTCATCCTCGTCTTTAACTTTACATAGTAAACCATTATATAAATGATCTACTACATTATTACATCCCGGTACATTTGAAGCTACAATAGGCCGTGCGCTGGCTGCTGCCTCCAAAAGTGTTCTTGGCGTGCCTTCTCTGTAACTAGGTAATACTACACAATCGGATGATTTGATGTAAGGACGAACGTCATCAGTACTTCCAAGATAATTAATATACCCTTCTTCAATCCAATCATTTAATTCCTCTGATGAAATTCCCCTGGAATGCAATTCATCTAGTTTTCCTAGAAGATTGAATTTGGCGTTCATTCCACGCTCTTGTAAAATTGCGGCTGCCGACACATATTCTCTTATGCCTTTATCAATAATTAATCTTGAAATCATTAGAAATTCAAAAGGCGAGTCCTTTGGCTTTTCTTCGTATTTCTGAGGATAAAATTCATCTATATCAATCCCAGAACCAGGAATAACCTCGCAAATATTTCTCTGGATTAATTTCTTATCCATAAAGAGTTGATAATCTTCATGGTTTTGAAAAAACACTTTCTTAGGAAACTTAAATGAAAATCTGTAAAGTGATAGCGCTATTTTCGATATCCAATTGTCATTCAAAAATATCGTGCCTAATCCACTTACATTATTAATTACTGGAATCCCTAATTTTGCTGCCGCAAGTGTTCCGTAAATATTGGGCTTAATTGTGTAATGTAAAATAATGTCAGGACGAACTCTTTTATAGATATTATGAAGCTCGAAAGTTAAAGCCAAATCCCGAATAGGACTAGCTCCCCTACTATCCATGGTGACATTTTCAAACTCACAACCTGCTTTAATTAACTTTGATGTGTACTCATCATGTGGAGCAATAGCAATCACCTGATGGCCATCTTTTTGCAAGGCACGAATTAAGGACATTCTAAAATTAAAGATGTTCCAAGAGGTGTTTAAGGTAATAGCAATTCTCATAAGCAATATCCAAAATTACTTAATATTAAGTATACGTTTTTAATTAAGTGGGGAGATTTCGATAGGTATTTAATAATAGCGGATTAGCTTGCCGTAATTCACTTTCAAATAACCATATTCAAATATAGGAGACTAATTGAATAATTTTAAGAATACAATTAATTTATTCTTAATTTATCAAGAGTAATTTTATTTTAAATAAAGAGTAAACCTTTGAAGAATAATAGCGTGAAAAATAGAAATAGATAACTTTGTACTCTATTTTACATTAATATCCTTACAACAAAATATGCAATATAATTCTGATGATGAAAAAAGAGAGAAGAAGGCTGTATTAGTAGCCATTATTACTCAAAACCAAAATGAAGAAAAGGTTAATGAATACTTAGATGAATTGGCTTTTTTAACTTCTACTTTAGGTGCTAAAACCATTAAAAAATTTACTCAAAAGCTAGAGAAGCCAGATGTAAGAAGCTTTGTTGGCAAAGGAAAATTAGAAGAAATAAGTGCATATGTTAAGGCTGAAAATGCCGATTGGATTGTTTTTGATGACGATTTAACTCCATCGCAACTAAGAAACCTTGAGAAAGAACTAAAAGTAAAAATATACGATAGGAGTTTATTGATACTTGATATATTTTTAAATAGAGCACAAACAGCCCAAGCAAAAACACAAGTTGAGTTAGCCCGAAACCAATATTTACTCCCAAGATTAACCAGAATGTGGACACACTTGGAGAGACAGAGAGGGGGAACAGCCACAAGAGGCGGAGCCGGGGAGAAAGAAATAGAAACGGATAAAAGGATTATTCGAAACACTATTACGAAGCTGAAAGAAAAACTCGCTAAAATTGAAAAGCAAAGCAGAACACAGAGAAAATCTAGAGGTAAGATAGTACGTGTTGCTATTGTAGGTTATACCAATGTGGGGAAATCAACCTTGATGACTTTATTATCTAAATCTGATATTAAAGCAGAAAATAAATTATTTGCAACTGTTGATTCTACTGTAAGAAAAGTCAATTTTCAAGATATCCCATTTCTACTTTCTGATACGGTTGGCTTTATAAGAAAATTGCCAACTCACCTTATTGAATCATTTAAATCAACTTTAGATGAAATAAGGGAAGCAGATATATTAATTCATGTTGTAGATGTAAGTCACCCTACTTTAGATGATCATATTCAGGTGGTAAATCAAACCTTAGCAGATATTGATGCCAGTGATAAACCCACTTTATTAGTATTTAACAAAGTGGATTTATTAAAAGACGAGGAAGAATTGAGTGTTAAAGAAAAAATAAAATCCCTTAAAAATACGTATTGGAATAAAGAACAAAACGATGTGGTTTTCATTTCAGCAGCTAAAAAACAAAATATAGATGAGCTTAGATATAAGCTACGTAAACTCGTAGAAGCCAAACATTATACCATCTTTCCTAATTATTTAAAGAATACTTATTATTAATTTGCATTTAGTACAATTTGGCCTCTTAGTTCAATGGATAGAATAGAAGTTTCCTAAACTTTAGATCCAGGTTCGATTCCTGGAGAGGCCACAACTCATTACACTATAATAATGTAGATTAATATAAATCTACCTCTCCCTTCTAAAAATCATATTTATCTTGGAACTATTTCTGTGTTTAAACATCTTTACATTATTAAATAAGATCTAAATGGAGAAAGAAGCGACAAAGGAGTTAGTGTTTGAGGAAAAATATGTAAAAGCATATGTATTACACGACTTGAAATGTCTTGAATTAATTTGGGATGGTAATCTTAAGGAAGAAGATTATAAAAGGACGTGGGAAAGAAGCTTAGAAACTATGAAGAAATATAAGTTGATTTATTTCTTTTCAGATATAAGCAATCAAGGGATTATAGGAGCTAATTCAAGAAAATGGTTTGAAGAGGAAATTCTTCCGAATGTGAAAGCGGTGGGATTAAAGAAAGCGGGCACTATAACAGATGCTAGTATATTTAAGAGATACTATTTAAACCTGATTCTAAAATCAATTGGAAAATTTGGAGTTCCATTTAAATTATGTGGATCTAGAGAAGAAGTAATTAAATTTATTTCTGAATAAAAATCAAGGATAGCTAAATGTTATCCTTTTTATTTTCACTTACTTAATAATCATTATTTACCTCTACCCAATAGCCATTCGGATCTTGAAAGTAAATTTGCTTCACACCATCTACTCTTGTTGTCACTTTATTTTTCTCACCGGGCCAATTTTCAAAGCTAATATTCTGTTCCCTTAGCTTTTTGATGATCTTTTCGATATCAGCAGTACTAAAGCAAAGATGATTATTCTTATTAATAGTCGGCTCTTCCCATTCTCCTTCAATAAGGTGTAGTTGTGATTCACCAATTTTATACCAAACATGTAATCCATCTTTAAATGGCTCTTCTATCTGTTCCAGCCCAATTATATCTGAATAAAAGTTCCTGCTTTCTTCAGAATCCTCCA is drawn from Marivirga arenosa and contains these coding sequences:
- the hflX gene encoding GTPase HflX, which gives rise to MQYNSDDEKREKKAVLVAIITQNQNEEKVNEYLDELAFLTSTLGAKTIKKFTQKLEKPDVRSFVGKGKLEEISAYVKAENADWIVFDDDLTPSQLRNLEKELKVKIYDRSLLILDIFLNRAQTAQAKTQVELARNQYLLPRLTRMWTHLERQRGGTATRGGAGEKEIETDKRIIRNTITKLKEKLAKIEKQSRTQRKSRGKIVRVAIVGYTNVGKSTLMTLLSKSDIKAENKLFATVDSTVRKVNFQDIPFLLSDTVGFIRKLPTHLIESFKSTLDEIREADILIHVVDVSHPTLDDHIQVVNQTLADIDASDKPTLLVFNKVDLLKDEEELSVKEKIKSLKNTYWNKEQNDVVFISAAKKQNIDELRYKLRKLVEAKHYTIFPNYLKNTYY
- a CDS encoding polysaccharide biosynthesis/export family protein, which produces MYKQNVILQTEADINSENFKNEIAKVEGAYKIQAGDRLNIEVYTNKGERVIDPNLELNSVTGAGAAGGGRFMPDKEFEVLPNGNVILPLVSEIEVQGYSIQELQEELQNQYSEYYIQPYVRIRPLNRRVVVLGAMGGQVVPLENEKMTVLEVLALAGGLNRDAKGRNIRLIRGPLDNPSVQVINLATIEGMTKANLQVLPNDIVYVEPVRRIFTESIRDIAPVVGMVTNLVTLFIVIQNLN
- a CDS encoding glycosyltransferase family 4 protein; translated protein: MRIAITLNTSWNIFNFRMSLIRALQKDGHQVIAIAPHDEYTSKLIKAGCEFENVTMDSRGASPIRDLALTFELHNIYKRVRPDIILHYTIKPNIYGTLAAAKLGIPVINNVSGLGTIFLNDNWISKIALSLYRFSFKFPKKVFFQNHEDYQLFMDKKLIQRNICEVIPGSGIDIDEFYPQKYEEKPKDSPFEFLMISRLIIDKGIREYVSAAAILQERGMNAKFNLLGKLDELHSRGISSEELNDWIEEGYINYLGSTDDVRPYIKSSDCVVLPSYREGTPRTLLEAAASARPIVASNVPGCNNVVDHLYNGLLCKVKDEDDLALKMKQMFYMAPEERMKMGNKGRKVAERRFDHNRVIERYLKAIQQNGKYTPQLMPSYVNNL
- a CDS encoding VOC family protein, with the protein product MKTILFVSLMLIAQLGLAQVKLNHIAVYVEDSEESRNFYSDIIGLEQIEEPFKDGLHVWYKIGESQLHLIEGEWEEPTINKNNHLCFSTADIEKIIKKLREQNISFENWPGEKNKVTTRVDGVKQIYFQDPNGYWVEVNNDY